In Pseudomonas deceptionensis, a single window of DNA contains:
- a CDS encoding CoA-acylating methylmalonate-semialdehyde dehydrogenase encodes MSITPVIGHYLNGQVQDSGAERFSNVFNPATGAVQARVALASQQTVDEAVASALKAFPAWSEQSSLRRARVMFKFKQLLDEHHDELAEIICREHGKVFSDAKGEVTRGIEIVEYACGAPALLKTDFSDNIGGGIDNWNLRQPLGVCAGVTPFNFPVMVPLWMIPLALVTGNCFILKPSERDPSASLLMARLLTEAGLPDGVFNVVQGDKSAVDGLLQHPDIEAISFVGSTPIAQYIYQQGTARGKRVQALGGAKNHMIVMPDADLDQAADALIGAAYGSAGERCMAISIAVTVGDVADKLIEKLLPRIDRLKVGNGLLPDSEMGPLVTAEHKAKVIGFIDQGVEQGADLIVDGRDLKVPGAEEGFFVGATLFDNVTPDMSIYQEEIFGPVLGIVRVADFASAVALINAHEFGNGVSCFTSDGGVARAFARTIKVGMVGINVPIPVPMAWHSFGGWKRSLFGDHHAYGEEGIRFYSRYKSVMQRWPDSIAKGPEFSMPTAK; translated from the coding sequence ATGAGCATTACCCCGGTGATCGGCCACTACCTCAACGGCCAGGTTCAGGATTCAGGCGCCGAGCGCTTCAGCAATGTATTCAATCCGGCTACCGGTGCCGTGCAGGCCAGGGTGGCACTGGCCAGCCAGCAGACGGTAGACGAGGCCGTGGCTTCAGCGCTCAAGGCGTTCCCGGCGTGGTCCGAGCAATCGTCCTTGCGCCGTGCGCGGGTGATGTTCAAGTTCAAGCAACTGCTCGACGAGCACCATGATGAGCTGGCCGAAATCATCTGCCGCGAACACGGCAAAGTGTTCTCCGATGCCAAGGGCGAAGTGACGCGCGGCATCGAAATCGTCGAGTACGCCTGTGGCGCGCCGGCGTTGCTCAAGACCGACTTCAGCGACAACATCGGCGGCGGCATCGACAACTGGAACCTGCGCCAGCCCTTGGGCGTGTGCGCCGGTGTGACCCCGTTCAACTTCCCGGTCATGGTGCCGCTGTGGATGATTCCGCTGGCGCTGGTGACGGGCAACTGCTTCATCCTCAAACCGTCCGAGCGTGATCCGTCGGCCAGTTTGCTGATGGCCCGCCTGCTGACCGAAGCCGGTCTGCCGGATGGCGTGTTCAACGTGGTGCAGGGCGACAAGAGCGCGGTGGACGGCCTGTTGCAGCACCCGGATATCGAAGCCATTTCGTTTGTCGGCTCCACCCCGATTGCGCAGTACATCTACCAGCAGGGCACGGCCCGCGGCAAACGCGTGCAGGCGCTGGGCGGGGCCAAGAACCACATGATCGTGATGCCCGACGCCGACCTCGACCAGGCGGCGGATGCGCTGATCGGCGCGGCGTACGGTTCGGCGGGCGAGCGCTGCATGGCAATCTCAATTGCCGTGACCGTGGGCGACGTCGCAGACAAGCTGATCGAGAAACTGCTGCCACGCATTGACCGGCTCAAGGTTGGCAATGGCTTGCTGCCCGACAGTGAAATGGGGCCGCTGGTGACTGCCGAGCACAAGGCCAAGGTCATCGGTTTTATTGATCAGGGCGTGGAGCAGGGCGCAGACCTGATTGTCGACGGGCGCGACCTGAAAGTGCCGGGGGCCGAGGAGGGCTTCTTTGTCGGCGCCACGCTGTTTGATAACGTCACACCGGACATGAGCATCTACCAGGAGGAAATTTTCGGCCCGGTGCTGGGGATTGTCCGCGTGGCGGATTTCGCCAGCGCCGTGGCGCTGATCAATGCCCATGAGTTCGGTAACGGCGTGTCCTGCTTTACCAGTGACGGCGGTGTGGCCCGAGCCTTTGCGCGCACGATCAAGGTAGGCATGGTGGGCATCAACGTCCCGATTCCGGTGCCGATGGCCTGGCATTCATTTGGCGGCTGGAAGCGTTCGCTGTTCGGCGATCACCACGCCTATGGCGAAGAAGGCATCCGCTTCTACAGCCGCTATAAAAGCGTGATGCAGCGCTGGCCTGACAGCATCGCCAAAGGCCCGGAATTCAGCATGCCGACCGCCAAATAA
- the iolD gene encoding 3D-(3,5/4)-trihydroxycyclohexane-1,2-dione acylhydrolase (decyclizing) — MSTTRLTMAQALVKFLDNQYVEVDGVQSKFIAGIFTIFGHGNVLGLGQALEQDSGDLVVHQGRNEQGMAHAAIGFAKQNLRRKIYACTSSVGPGAANMLTAAATATANRIPLLLLPGDVYASRQPDPVLQQIEQFHDLSISTNDAFKAVSKYWDRINRPEQLMSAAIQAMRVLTDPAETGAVTLALPQDVQAEAYDYPDYFLQKRVHRIDRRLPTTAMLADARAIVERKRKPLIICGGGVKYSGANAALQAFAERFDIPFAETQAGKSAIVSAHPLNVGGIGETGCLAANMLARDADLIIGIGTRYTDFTTSSKSLFQHPQVEFLNLNISPCDALKLDGVQLLADAKAGLEALAEILENSGYRSSWGDAAQQAKALLDAEVDRVYQVDYQQSDFAPEITDHLDPAVLREFIELTGSCLTQSQVLGVLNHTLADDAVIVAAAGSLPGDLQRAWRSKGVNTYHLEYGYSCMGYEVNAALGVKLAEPGREVYALVGDGSYMMLHSELATSIQERRKINVVLFDNMTFGCINNLQMGNGMDSFGTEFRFRNPETGKLDGGFVPVDFAMSAAAYGCKTYKVSTLEQLHAALADARLQTVSTLIDIKVLPKTMIHSYLTWWRVGVAQVSTSARTDAAAQKSNLALTKARQY; from the coding sequence ATGAGCACGACACGACTGACCATGGCCCAGGCCCTGGTGAAATTCCTCGACAACCAGTACGTCGAAGTCGATGGGGTTCAGAGCAAATTCATTGCCGGTATCTTCACCATTTTTGGCCACGGCAACGTGCTGGGGCTGGGCCAGGCGCTGGAACAGGACAGCGGCGATCTGGTGGTGCATCAGGGCCGCAACGAGCAGGGCATGGCCCACGCCGCCATCGGTTTTGCCAAGCAGAACCTGCGCCGCAAGATCTACGCCTGCACCTCATCGGTGGGGCCGGGTGCAGCCAATATGCTCACCGCCGCAGCCACCGCCACGGCCAACCGGATCCCGTTGTTGCTGTTGCCGGGCGATGTGTATGCCAGCCGCCAGCCCGACCCGGTGTTGCAGCAGATCGAGCAGTTCCACGACCTGAGCATCAGTACCAACGATGCGTTCAAGGCCGTGAGCAAATACTGGGACCGCATCAACCGCCCCGAGCAGTTGATGAGCGCGGCGATCCAGGCCATGCGCGTGCTCACCGATCCGGCTGAAACCGGCGCCGTGACCCTGGCCCTGCCGCAAGATGTACAGGCCGAAGCCTACGACTACCCCGATTACTTTTTGCAAAAGCGTGTGCACCGCATCGACCGGCGTTTGCCGACCACGGCCATGCTGGCGGATGCCCGGGCCATCGTTGAGCGCAAGCGCAAACCGCTGATCATCTGCGGCGGCGGGGTCAAGTACTCCGGCGCCAATGCAGCGTTGCAGGCGTTTGCCGAGCGCTTTGATATTCCGTTCGCCGAAACCCAGGCCGGTAAAAGCGCCATCGTTTCAGCGCACCCGCTGAACGTCGGCGGTATTGGCGAAACCGGCTGCCTGGCCGCCAATATGCTGGCCCGGGACGCGGACCTGATCATCGGTATCGGTACCCGCTACACCGATTTCACTACCTCGTCCAAGTCGCTGTTTCAGCACCCGCAGGTGGAGTTTCTCAACCTCAATATCAGCCCCTGCGATGCGCTCAAACTCGACGGCGTGCAGTTGCTGGCGGATGCCAAGGCCGGGCTTGAGGCGCTGGCCGAGATTCTCGAAAACAGCGGTTATCGCTCAAGCTGGGGCGATGCTGCGCAACAGGCCAAGGCCCTGCTGGACGCTGAAGTGGACCGGGTGTATCAGGTCGATTATCAGCAATCGGACTTTGCTCCCGAAATCACCGACCACCTGGACCCGGCCGTGCTGCGCGAGTTTATCGAGCTGACCGGTTCATGCCTGACCCAAAGCCAGGTGCTGGGCGTGCTCAATCACACCCTGGCCGACGATGCGGTGATCGTGGCGGCGGCGGGGAGCCTGCCGGGCGACCTGCAGCGGGCGTGGCGCAGCAAGGGGGTGAACACCTATCACCTGGAATACGGCTACTCCTGCATGGGCTACGAGGTGAACGCCGCGCTGGGGGTCAAGCTCGCCGAACCCGGACGCGAGGTGTACGCGCTGGTGGGCGACGGCTCGTACATGATGCTGCACTCCGAACTGGCGACCTCGATTCAGGAGCGACGCAAGATCAACGTGGTGCTGTTCGACAACATGACCTTCGGCTGCATCAACAACTTGCAGATGGGCAACGGGATGGACAGCTTCGGCACCGAGTTCCGGTTCCGCAACCCTGAAACCGGCAAGCTGGACGGTGGTTTTGTGCCGGTGGATTTCGCAATGAGCGCGGCGGCCTACGGCTGCAAAACCTACAAGGTCAGCACCCTTGAGCAACTGCACGCGGCCCTGGCCGATGCGCGCTTGCAGACGGTCTCGACCCTGATCGACATCAAGGTGCTGCCCAAAACCATGATCCACAGCTACCTGACCTGGTGGCGGGTCGGTGTGGCCCAGGTGTCCACCAGCGCCCGTACCGATGCGGCGGCACAAAAATCCAACCTTGCACTGACCAAAGCCCGGCAGTACTGA
- a CDS encoding Gfo/Idh/MocA family protein: MSLNTQTLKLGVIGTGAIGRDHIRRCSQTLLNSTVVAVTDINLQQAAQVVAELGLTAEVYPDGHALINAPEVDAVLVTSWGPSHEEFVLAAIKAGKPVFCEKPLAVTAAGCRAIVDAEVAYGKRLVQVGFMRPYDEGYRALKAVIDSGQIGEPLMLHCAHRNPRVGENYKTDMAITDTLIHELDVLRWLLDDDYVSVQVVFPRKTSKALAHLRDPQIVLLETVKGTRIDVEVFVNCQYGYDIQCEVVGETGIAKLPEPSQVQLRSEAKLSNAILMDWKDRFIGAYDVELQAFIDAVRAGSVGGPSAWDGFAAAVAADACIEAQQSGAIVKVELPERPRFYG; the protein is encoded by the coding sequence ATGTCGTTGAACACTCAAACCTTGAAACTGGGCGTGATCGGTACGGGCGCCATCGGCCGTGACCACATTCGGCGTTGCAGCCAGACCTTGCTTAACAGCACGGTGGTGGCGGTGACCGATATCAATCTGCAGCAAGCGGCCCAGGTTGTGGCCGAGTTGGGGCTGACGGCCGAGGTGTACCCGGACGGTCATGCGCTGATCAACGCGCCGGAAGTTGACGCGGTACTTGTGACGTCCTGGGGCCCTAGCCACGAAGAGTTTGTGCTGGCGGCGATCAAGGCGGGTAAACCGGTGTTCTGTGAAAAGCCTCTGGCGGTCACGGCTGCCGGGTGCCGCGCCATCGTTGATGCTGAGGTTGCCTATGGCAAGCGTCTGGTTCAGGTCGGCTTTATGCGCCCGTATGACGAAGGCTATCGTGCACTCAAAGCAGTGATCGACAGTGGTCAGATCGGCGAGCCGTTGATGCTGCACTGCGCACACCGCAACCCGCGGGTGGGTGAAAACTACAAAACCGACATGGCAATCACCGACACCCTGATCCATGAACTGGACGTGTTGCGCTGGTTGCTGGACGACGATTACGTGTCGGTGCAAGTGGTGTTCCCGCGTAAAACCAGCAAGGCGTTGGCGCACTTGCGCGACCCGCAAATCGTGTTGCTGGAAACCGTCAAGGGCACGCGGATCGACGTTGAAGTCTTTGTGAACTGCCAGTACGGCTACGACATTCAATGTGAAGTGGTGGGGGAGACCGGGATAGCCAAATTGCCCGAACCCTCACAAGTGCAACTGCGCAGCGAGGCCAAGCTGTCCAACGCCATTTTGATGGATTGGAAGGATCGCTTTATCGGGGCCTATGACGTCGAGTTGCAGGCCTTTATCGACGCGGTACGGGCCGGGAGCGTTGGCGGGCCTTCGGCATGGGACGGTTTTGCCGCAGCCGTCGCGGCGGATGCCTGCATCGAAGCGCAGCAGAGCGGGGCGATTGTGAAGGTTGAGTTACCTGAGCGGCCGCGGTTCTACGGTTGA
- a CDS encoding Gfo/Idh/MocA family protein: protein MRIGLVGFGHGGRFFHAPLIASLPGVTFAGVVTRSPERRQLLANEYPGVNAYDSLGQLVEAGVDLLVISTTLQGRPQLVKQAIELGVPVVSDKPFAADTAQARQLVEAAQRRGVLLSVYQNRRWDSDFLTVRKLLDAGALGQVARFESFVERFSPGAVGDASGGGWMRDLGSHLVDQALQLFGPVQSVYAERTCSPQHPDIDHSFFMALTHANGVISHLGGSCLQSSPRPRFRVSGTLGCYSVEGFDGQEAAVLAGLSPKTEGDRWGAEEHRRWGWFEQGDERERVPTEHGRWQQFYLQMIAAVKGQGAVPVDPCDVLQALQVLDAARLSAERQQVIRVDLKA, encoded by the coding sequence ATGCGTATTGGACTCGTCGGTTTCGGCCACGGTGGCCGCTTTTTTCATGCTCCGCTTATCGCCAGCTTGCCCGGTGTCACGTTTGCCGGGGTGGTCACCCGTTCCCCTGAACGTCGGCAGCTATTGGCAAATGAATACCCCGGCGTCAACGCTTATGACAGCCTCGGCCAACTGGTCGAAGCCGGCGTGGACCTGCTGGTGATCTCGACCACCCTCCAGGGGCGCCCGCAATTGGTGAAGCAGGCCATCGAGCTGGGCGTGCCTGTGGTCAGTGACAAGCCCTTCGCCGCCGATACGGCTCAGGCACGGCAACTGGTGGAGGCGGCCCAGCGTCGAGGCGTGCTGTTGAGCGTGTATCAGAACCGGCGTTGGGATTCGGACTTTCTGACCGTACGCAAACTGCTGGATGCCGGGGCGTTGGGGCAGGTCGCCCGATTTGAGTCCTTCGTCGAACGCTTTTCACCTGGCGCCGTGGGCGATGCCAGCGGCGGTGGCTGGATGCGCGATCTGGGCAGCCATCTGGTGGATCAGGCGCTGCAGCTGTTCGGCCCGGTGCAGTCGGTTTACGCCGAGCGCACTTGCAGCCCGCAGCACCCCGATATCGACCACAGCTTTTTTATGGCCCTGACCCACGCCAATGGCGTGATCTCTCACTTGGGCGGCAGTTGCCTGCAAAGCAGCCCCCGGCCAAGGTTTCGGGTCAGCGGCACCCTGGGCTGTTACAGCGTCGAAGGGTTCGACGGGCAGGAAGCCGCAGTGCTCGCCGGTTTGTCGCCCAAAACCGAAGGCGATCGCTGGGGCGCGGAAGAGCATCGGCGCTGGGGCTGGTTTGAGCAGGGCGATGAGCGCGAGCGAGTGCCTACCGAACACGGCCGCTGGCAGCAGTTTTATCTGCAAATGATCGCAGCCGTCAAAGGGCAGGGCGCCGTGCCCGTCGACCCCTGTGATGTGCTGCAGGCCCTGCAGGTGCTGGACGCGGCACGCTTGAGTGCTGAACGTCAGCAAGTCATCAGGGTCGACCTGAAGGCTTAA
- a CDS encoding sugar ABC transporter substrate-binding protein, with translation MKHCLPFASLALSMMLASGAALADTKIGVSMSQFDDTYLTYLRESMNDKAKTYPEGVQLQFEDARADVVKQLSQVENFISQKVDAIVVNPVDTAATKKITEAAVKAGIPLVYVNRRPDDTNLPPGVATVASNDLEAGIMQMQYLADKMGGKGDIVILLGDLANNSTTNRTKGIKQVLAKYPDIKIDQEQTGIWLRDKGMTLTNDWITQGRKFDAVVSNNDEMAIGAAMALKQAGVKPGTVLIAGVDGTPDGVRAVEKGEMAISVFQDAKGQAYGSVDTVMKMINKQPVEQAVWVPFQLITQENAKDFK, from the coding sequence ATGAAACACTGCCTACCTTTTGCTTCCCTTGCACTGTCGATGATGCTTGCCAGCGGCGCAGCCCTGGCCGATACCAAAATCGGCGTGAGCATGTCGCAGTTCGATGACACCTACCTGACTTACCTGCGCGAGTCGATGAACGACAAAGCCAAAACCTACCCTGAAGGCGTGCAGTTGCAGTTTGAAGATGCGCGGGCTGACGTGGTCAAGCAACTGAGTCAGGTCGAGAACTTCATCAGTCAAAAAGTCGATGCCATTGTGGTCAACCCGGTGGACACCGCCGCGACCAAAAAAATCACCGAGGCGGCGGTCAAGGCAGGGATCCCGCTGGTGTACGTCAACCGCCGCCCCGACGACACCAACCTGCCGCCGGGTGTCGCCACCGTTGCCTCCAACGACCTGGAGGCCGGCATCATGCAGATGCAGTATCTGGCCGACAAAATGGGCGGTAAGGGCGACATCGTGATTCTGCTGGGCGACCTGGCCAACAACTCCACCACCAACCGCACCAAAGGCATCAAGCAGGTACTGGCCAAGTACCCGGATATCAAGATCGATCAGGAACAGACCGGCATCTGGCTGCGTGACAAGGGCATGACCCTGACCAACGACTGGATCACCCAGGGTCGCAAGTTCGATGCCGTGGTCTCGAACAATGACGAGATGGCCATCGGCGCGGCCATGGCCCTGAAACAGGCCGGGGTAAAACCGGGCACCGTGTTGATTGCGGGCGTTGACGGCACTCCGGACGGGGTACGTGCGGTGGAGAAGGGCGAGATGGCAATTTCGGTGTTCCAGGACGCCAAGGGCCAGGCCTACGGCTCGGTCGATACCGTGATGAAAATGATCAACAAACAGCCGGTTGAACAGGCGGTCTGGGTGCCTTTCCAGTTGATCACTCAAGAGAACGCCAAGGACTTCAAGTAA
- a CDS encoding sugar ABC transporter ATP-binding protein, protein MLASATVSSTPAVVPTSTAITEDAPYLLEVINVTKGFPGVVALDDVQLRVRPGSVLALMGENGAGKSTLMKIIAGIYQPDSGELRLRGKPVTFAGPLAALQAGIAMIHQELNLMPHMNIAENIWIGREQLNGLHMIDHKAMFRCTAQLLERLRIDLDPQELVGNLSIAERQMVEIAKAVSYDSDILIMDEPTSAITDKEVAHLFSIIADLKSQGKGIIYITHKMNEVFSIADEVAVFRDGAYIGLQRADSMNGDSLISMMVGRELTQLFPVRETPIGDLLLSVRDLRLDGVFEDVSFDLHAGEILGIAGLMGSGRTNIAETIFGITPSDGGEIRLDGLPVRISSPNQAIEKGFALLTEDRKLTGLFPCLSVLENMEMAILPLYAGNGFIQQKALRALCEDMCKKLRVKTPSLEQCIDTLSGGNQQKALLARWLMTNPRVLILDEPTRGIDVGAKVEIYRLISFLASEGMAVIMISSELPEVLGMSDRVMVMHEGELMGTLDRSEATQERVMQLASGITAIH, encoded by the coding sequence ATGCTCGCGTCAGCGACGGTTTCAAGCACCCCGGCGGTGGTTCCCACTTCCACGGCCATCACTGAAGATGCGCCTTATCTGCTGGAAGTGATCAACGTCACCAAGGGCTTCCCCGGCGTGGTGGCGCTTGATGACGTGCAACTGCGGGTACGTCCGGGTTCGGTGCTGGCCCTGATGGGGGAAAATGGCGCCGGCAAGTCGACCCTGATGAAGATCATCGCTGGTATTTACCAGCCCGATTCCGGTGAGCTGCGCCTGCGGGGCAAGCCGGTCACTTTCGCCGGCCCCCTGGCGGCGTTGCAGGCCGGGATCGCGATGATCCACCAGGAACTCAACCTGATGCCGCACATGAACATCGCCGAGAACATCTGGATCGGCCGTGAGCAGCTCAACGGGCTGCACATGATCGATCACAAGGCGATGTTCCGCTGCACCGCGCAACTGCTGGAGCGCCTGCGCATCGACCTTGATCCCCAGGAACTGGTGGGCAACCTGAGCATTGCCGAGCGTCAGATGGTCGAAATCGCCAAGGCGGTGTCCTATGACTCGGACATCCTGATCATGGACGAACCGACCTCGGCCATTACCGACAAGGAAGTCGCCCACCTGTTTTCGATCATTGCCGACCTCAAGTCCCAGGGCAAAGGCATCATCTACATCACCCACAAAATGAATGAAGTGTTCAGCATTGCCGATGAAGTGGCGGTGTTTCGCGACGGCGCCTACATCGGCCTGCAACGCGCCGACAGCATGAACGGCGACAGCCTGATTTCCATGATGGTGGGCCGCGAGCTGACCCAGCTGTTCCCGGTACGTGAAACCCCGATTGGGGATTTGCTGCTGTCGGTGCGCGACTTGCGCCTGGACGGGGTGTTCGAGGATGTCTCATTCGACCTGCATGCCGGCGAGATTCTGGGCATAGCCGGGTTGATGGGCTCGGGGCGTACCAACATTGCCGAAACCATTTTCGGCATCACCCCGAGCGACGGCGGCGAGATCCGGCTCGATGGCCTGCCGGTGCGGATCAGCAGCCCGAATCAGGCGATTGAAAAAGGCTTTGCGCTGCTCACCGAGGACCGCAAGTTGACCGGGCTTTTCCCGTGCCTGTCGGTGCTGGAAAACATGGAAATGGCGATCTTGCCGCTCTACGCCGGCAACGGTTTTATCCAGCAAAAAGCCCTGCGCGCCCTGTGCGAAGACATGTGCAAAAAGCTGCGGGTCAAAACCCCGTCGCTGGAGCAGTGCATCGACACCCTGTCGGGCGGTAATCAGCAAAAAGCCCTGCTGGCACGCTGGCTGATGACCAACCCGCGGGTGCTGATCCTGGACGAGCCGACCCGGGGTATCGACGTCGGTGCCAAGGTCGAGATTTACCGGCTGATCTCCTTTCTGGCCAGCGAAGGCATGGCAGTGATCATGATCTCGTCGGAACTGCCTGAAGTGCTGGGCATGAGCGACCGGGTGATGGTGATGCACGAAGGCGAGCTGATGGGCACGCTGGATCGCAGCGAGGCGACCCAGGAACGGGTCATGCAACTGGCGTCCGGTATTACGGCGATTCATTAA
- a CDS encoding ABC transporter permease, translating to MNAVTENKPAIAPSKPKQRRRFPTELSIFLVLIGIGLVFEVFGWIVRDQSFLMNSQRLVLMILQVSVIGLLAIGVTQVIITTGIDLSSGSVLALSAMIAASLAQTSDFTRAVFPSLTDLPVWIPVIAGLGVGLLAGAINGSIIAITGIPPFIATLGMMVSARGLARYYTEGQPVSMLSDSYTAIGHGAMPVIIFLVVALIFHIALRYTKYGKYTYAIGGNMQAARTSGINVKRHLIIVYSIAGLLAGLAGVVASARAATGQAGMGMSYELDAIAAAVIGGTSLAGGVGRITGTVIGALILGVMASGFTFVGVDAYIQDIIKGLIIVAAVVIDQYRNKRKLKR from the coding sequence ATGAACGCAGTCACAGAAAACAAACCTGCCATAGCTCCGTCCAAGCCCAAACAGCGTCGCCGGTTTCCCACTGAGCTGAGCATCTTTCTGGTGTTGATCGGCATCGGCCTGGTGTTTGAAGTGTTTGGCTGGATCGTGCGTGACCAGAGCTTTTTGATGAACTCCCAGCGTCTCGTCCTGATGATCCTGCAGGTCTCGGTCATTGGCTTGCTGGCGATTGGCGTCACCCAGGTGATCATCACCACCGGTATCGACCTGTCATCGGGTTCGGTGCTGGCGCTGTCGGCGATGATCGCTGCCAGCCTGGCGCAAACCTCGGACTTCACCCGCGCGGTGTTCCCGTCACTGACCGACCTGCCGGTGTGGATCCCGGTGATTGCGGGGCTTGGGGTAGGGCTGCTGGCGGGTGCGATCAACGGCAGCATCATTGCGATTACCGGCATCCCGCCGTTTATTGCGACCCTGGGCATGATGGTGTCGGCCCGCGGCCTGGCGCGTTACTACACCGAAGGCCAGCCGGTGAGCATGCTCTCGGACTCCTACACCGCCATCGGCCACGGCGCGATGCCGGTCATCATCTTTCTGGTGGTGGCGCTGATTTTCCACATCGCCCTGCGCTACACCAAGTACGGCAAATACACCTACGCCATCGGCGGCAACATGCAGGCGGCGCGCACCTCAGGCATCAACGTCAAGCGCCACCTGATCATCGTCTACAGCATCGCCGGTCTGCTTGCAGGTCTGGCCGGGGTTGTTGCTTCGGCACGGGCTGCCACCGGGCAGGCGGGCATGGGCATGTCCTATGAGCTGGACGCGATTGCCGCAGCGGTCATCGGCGGCACCAGCCTGGCGGGCGGGGTAGGGCGCATCACCGGGACCGTGATCGGTGCACTGATCCTGGGAGTCATGGCCAGCGGCTTTACCTTTGTGGGAGTCGATGCCTACATCCAGGACATCATCAAGGGCCTGATCATCGTCGCTGCGGTGGTTATCGATCAGTACCGCAACAAGCGCAAACTCAAGCGTTAA
- a CDS encoding helix-turn-helix transcriptional regulator: MARTLERTRDELAAFLRSRRERISPDQAGLPAGGRRRTPGLRREEVAALAGVGLTWYTWLEQGRDIGVSPAFLDSLCRVLKLDATERRHLYLLTYQRAPAEPAQTWCVVPKVIHRMMADMPLRPAYVLNLRWDVLAWNSAADKLFNFADKPPAQRNLLWMLFTDEPMRSLLCAWDQQAIEMLSSFRRDFAHASAQSDVAELVRDLEKVSAEFKHGWNRQDIQGPCQGVRRLDIPAFGNISLEHTTLTIDAGRHLHLVYYAPCLEDPAHNAFERWLQGSPDSPGA, encoded by the coding sequence ATGGCCAGGACACTCGAGCGCACCCGGGATGAGTTGGCGGCATTTTTGCGCAGCCGCCGGGAGCGCATTTCGCCCGATCAGGCAGGATTGCCTGCCGGCGGTCGAAGAAGGACGCCCGGGTTGCGGCGTGAGGAGGTTGCCGCGTTGGCGGGGGTCGGGCTGACCTGGTACACCTGGCTGGAGCAAGGCCGCGATATCGGGGTTTCACCGGCGTTCCTCGACAGCCTGTGCCGCGTCTTGAAACTGGACGCTACAGAGCGCAGGCACCTTTACCTGCTGACCTACCAACGAGCGCCCGCCGAGCCGGCGCAGACCTGGTGCGTGGTGCCAAAGGTCATCCATCGAATGATGGCAGACATGCCGCTGCGCCCCGCCTATGTGCTGAATCTGCGATGGGACGTTCTGGCCTGGAACAGTGCTGCCGATAAACTGTTCAACTTTGCAGACAAACCGCCAGCACAGCGCAACTTGCTGTGGATGCTGTTCACGGATGAGCCCATGCGTTCGCTGCTGTGCGCGTGGGACCAGCAGGCGATTGAGATGCTGTCCAGCTTTCGCCGTGACTTTGCCCATGCGTCGGCGCAAAGCGATGTGGCTGAGCTGGTACGCGACCTTGAGAAAGTGAGTGCCGAATTCAAACACGGGTGGAACAGGCAAGATATCCAGGGCCCCTGTCAGGGCGTCAGGCGTCTTGATATTCCCGCATTTGGAAATATCTCGCTGGAGCACACCACCCTGACCATTGACGCCGGCAGGCACTTGCATCTGGTGTACTACGCGCCCTGCCTCGAAGACCCCGCCCACAACGCGTTTGAGCGATGGCTCCAAGGCAGTCCCGACAGTCCTGGCGCTTGA